TCGAGGACGAGGCGCAGATGGACGCGGTGACGGCGGTATCGGGCAGTGGTCCGGCCTACGTGTTCCTGTTCGCCGAAGCGCTGCAGGCGGCCGGCGTCCGCCAGGGCCTGTCGGCGGAGACCGCGCGCCTTCTGGCCAACCAGACCCTGTTGGGCGCGAGCCGGATGTTGACCGAGCGCGACGAGGCCGCCGCGGACTTGCGCCGCAACGTGACCTCGCCGGGCGGGACGACGCACGCGGCGGTGGAGACGTTCGAGAAAGGTGGCCTGCGCGAGCTGGTCGATCGCGCCGTGGCCGCTGCCGCCGCGCGTGGCCGCGAACTGTCCGCCGCCAACGATGACTGACACCGCGCCGCGGTCCCGACATCCGCTTTGCAGGAGCACGACCTTGCGAACCTCCCTGTTTTTCATGGCGCTAGGCGTCGGCCTGCTAAGCGCGTGCAGCGGTGAACCGGCCGCGCCGGTCCCGGCAGCGACGCTGGCCGACTCGCAGGACACCGTCGTCACCATCGGCGACGTGACCGCGCGGGCGACGGTGATGCCGACCGCGATGCTGGGCAGCCTGGTTGCCGAGAAGTACGGCATCCGCCGCGCCGACGACCAGATCATGCTGCTGGTCGGCCTGCGTCGCGGCGAGGGCAGCGCGGAGGTTTCGGTGCCCGCGAACGTGGTGGCGACGGTCAGCGACCTGCGCGGCGGGCGTCGCCCCATCGAGTTGCGCGAGCTGAGCAGCGGCGAGCTGATGGACTACGTGGGCACTGTGCAGGTAAGCCTGCCGGACACCTTGAAGTTCGAGATCGACATCACCCTGGAGGACGGCGCGCGCAAGACCATGCAGTTCACCCGTGAGTTCCAGCCCCAGTGACCGCGCGCGCGATGGGCCCGCAGCGCATCGTCTGCATGACCGAGGAACCGACCGAGACGCTGTACCTGCTCGGCGAACAGGACCGGATCGTCGGCATCAGCGGCTTCACCGTGCGCCCGCCGCGCGCGCGCCGCGAGAAGCCCAAGGTCAGCGCGTTCACCAGCGCGAAGATCGACCGCATCCTGGACCTCAAGCCGGACATGGTGCTCGGCTTCTCCGACATCCAGGCCGACATCGCCGCCGACCTGATCCGCGCCGGGGTGGAGGTCTGGATCAGCAATCACCGCAGCGTCGACGGAATCATCGACTACATCCGGCGACTGGGCGCGCTGGTGGGTGCGGCGGATCGCTCGGCGGAGCTGGCAGCGACCCTTGAGACGCGGCTGGAGGCCATCCGCAGACGCGCCTCGACGTTGCCACGCCGGCCGAAAGTCTATTTCGAGGAATGGGACGAGCCGCAGATCTCGGCGATCCAGTGGGTCTCCGAGCTGGTCAACATCGCCGGCGGCGACGACATCTTTCCCGAGCGCGCGGCGATGTCACTGGGCCGCGACCGCATCCTTGCCGACCCGCTGGAGGCGGCGCGGCACCAGCCCGACATCATCATAGGCAGCTGGTGCGGCAAGAAGTTCCGCCCCGGGCACGTGGCCGCGCGTCCCGGCTGGGAGGATGTGCCGGCGGTGCGCAACAGCGAACTGCACGAGGTCAAATCGCCGCTGATCCTGCAGCCGGGACCGGCCGCGCTGACCGACGGCATCGATGCGCTGGAAGCGATCATTCAGGGCTGGGCGCAGCGGCAGGCCTGACAGGACTGCGCCAGACACCGCTCGCCACGTCGTCGACGTTGCACTGAGGGTGCCGCCGACGTTGCGTCAGGGGTACAGCATCCGCTTGCTCCAGTGGCCCGCCGGGTCGCATTCGTAGAGGCAACGCTCGTGCAGGCGGAAGTTGCCGCCGTACCAGAACTCGATCGACATGGGCCGTACGCGAAGCCCGGTCCACCGTGGCGGACGCGGGACGTCGCGGCCGGCAAATTCCTGCTCGACCTGCGCCACGCGTTCGTGGAAGGTCTGCGGGTCGTCCAGCGTCTCCGACTGCAGCGACGCCCACGCGCCGATCTGGCTGCCGCGCGGGCGCGATGCAAAGTACGCATCGGCCTCCTCGTCGGCCACGATCGACACACCGCCCTCGACACGCACCTGCACGCCGGCCTTGACCCGGGGCCAATGGAACAGCAGCGCAGCATAGGGGTTGTCCTGCAGTTCCCTGCCCTTGCGCCCGTCCAGATGCGTGTAGAACACAAACCCGCGCTCGTCGTGCTGCTTCAACAGCACCATGCGGGTGGATGGCCGTGCGCCCAGGCTGGCGGTGGCCACGCTCATGGCAGTCGGGTCGGGCTCACCGGCCTGCCGCGCCTGTTCAAACAGCGCGGCAAAGGTGGCGTTGGCTTCAGACAACAGGTCGATGGCAGTCATGCGCCTATTGTGGGCCGGATGCGGCGCTGACCGCACCCGTCCTGAGTGGCAGGCGTCGCTTTACTGCACGATGAAGTTCACCTTCATGTTGACGCGCCACTCGTTGATGTTGCCGTTTTCGTCGGTCACGACCTTGACTTCGTTGACCCAGGCACCCTTGATGTTCTTGACCGATTCGGCGGCCTTCTTCAGACCACGCTGGACCGCGTCTTCCATGCTCTTTTCCGAGGCGGCGTTGAGTTCGATGACTTTTGCGACTGACATGGTTGATTCTCCTTTGCACCGGTTTGGCGTTATGCGACCGGAAGCTCCAACCCTAGCCAGCGTGTTGTGAAAGATGTGCAACAGGCGGGCAACACGGATGCGCGGCGACCTACAATCGCCGTCATGACCGAGCCCGCCCGTGAGCCGCGCAACATCATCCTCGTCGGCCCGATGGCAGCCGGGAAAACGCGGATCGGGCGCGAACTGGCGCAGCGCTGCGGACTGCGCCTGATGGACGCGGACGCGGAGATCGAGCGCGAGGCCGGCGCCAGCATCGCGGCCATTTTCGGAAGCGAAGGCGAGGCGGGATTCCGCAGGCGCGAGCGGGCGATGCTGGCCGACCTGCTGAAGCAGGACGGCATCGTGCTGGCCACCGGCGGCGGCGCGGTGCTCGACGCCCGCACCCGGACGCTGTTGTCCGAGCGCGGCTTTGTGGTCCACCTCCACGCCAATCCGGCCACCCAGCTGGCGCGGGCCGCCGGTGATACCGCTCGGCCGCTGCTGCATCACCCCGATCCGTCAGCAGTCCTGCACGCGCTGGCGACCGAGCGTGACCCGCTGTACGCCGCCGTGGCCCAGCTGCGGATCGATACCGATGGCTTCGCGCCGTCGGAAGTCTGCGCACGGATCCTGGACCGACTGCCGACCTGGCTGCGCAGCGGAGACGGTGCATGAGCGCGATCCTCACGGTCGCCGTCGATGGCGCCCATCCGTACACGATCTCCATTGGCGCGGACCTGCTGGATGACGGCGCCTTGCTGGCCGCAACCGTCCGCGGCCGCCATGCCCTCATCGTCAGCGACCGCAACGTCGCGCCGCTGTACGCCGACCGTGTACAGGCGGCATTGCAGGCCGCCCGCCCCGAACTGGCAATCGCCCGGCTGATCATCCCTCCGGGCGAACATGAAAAGACCCTGCAGCGCTTCGGCCAGGCCCTGGACGCGCTTGCCGAGCTTGGCGCCACCCGCGACGCGGCGGTGATCGCCCTGGGCGGCGGCGTGATCGGCGATCTGGCCGGTTTCGCCGGGGCCTGCTGGATGCGCGGCATTGACGTGGTCCAGATTCCGACGACGCTGCTGGCGATGGTCGACTCCTCGGTGGGCGGCAAGACCGCGGTCGACCTGCCCGCCGGCAAGAATCTGGTCGGTGCGTTCCATCCACCGCGCGCGGTGATCGCCGACACCAGCGTGCTGCACACCCTGCCCGACCGGGAGCTGCGCTCCGGGCTCGCCGAGGTGGTCAAGTACGGCGTGACGGCCGTTTCGCTGGACCCGGCTGACGCCGGATTCCTGGACTGGCTGGAAGCGCACGCCGAGGCGTTGCTGGCGCGCGACCCGGCGATCACTGCCGAAGCCATCGCGCGCTGCTGCGCGTTCAAGGCCGCCGTCGTCGGCCGCGACCTGCTCGAGCACGGCGACCGCGCCCTGCTCAACTTCGGCCATACCTTCGGCCACGCCATCGAGGTCGAGCAGGGCTATGCCGGCACCCATGGCGGCGGCCTCAACCACGGCGAAGCAGTGGCGGTCGGCATGATCCTGGCGATGCGCCTGTCAGCGGCGCTGGGGCTCGCTCCGGCCAGCGCCGGCGATCGCCTGCAGCGGCTGTTGCAGCGGTTGGAGTTGCCGACGTCCATTCCGGAAGGTCTTACCCCGGACGCGCTGCTCACCCGGATGCACTTGGACAAGAAAGCCGACGCCAGCGGCATCCGCTTCATCCTCGCCGACGGCGCCGGCCGCGCCCGGGTCGTGCCAGGGGTCGAGGAAGCCACGGTGCTAGCCGTGCTGGCTGGCTGAACAGGCAGGGCCGGCGGCCCGTGGACGCCGGCCGTCGGCTGCGCAAGCCCGTACAATCAAGCCATGCGCCTGCTGATGCAACAACGACCCGACGACGCCGAGGCGCCCCGCTTCGTGCAGCTGATGTTGCAGCCCGACCTGCTCGGCGGCTGGATGCTGGTCCGCGAGACCGGCGTGATGGGCGGTCGCAGCCAGGTCCGCCGCGAGCAGTTCCTGGACCACGACAGCGCGATCGCCGCCTTTGAACGCGCCCGCGACCAGCAGCTCAAGCGCGGCTTCCAGCAGATGTTTACCCAGGGGGCGGCGGCGCCCCGCTGAACCACGCCATCCCGCATCGGGTGCCGCCCGCTCCATTACGGCACCGCCCTGCCGCTTCGCCTGCCCTGCTCCGGGCAACGACTTTTCGAGGAACCACAGCCTTGTCCATCCAGCCCCAGAACGATCGTTTCCTGCGCGCCCTGCGTCGCGAACCCGTTGACCACACGCCGGTCTGGCTGATGCGCCAGGCCGGTCGCTACCTGCCCGAATACCGCGCCACCCGCGCCCAGGCCGGCAGCTTCATGGGCCTGGCGACCAACCCCGAGCTCGCCTGCGAGGTCACCTTGCAGCCGCTGCGGCGCTTCCCGCTGGACGCGGCGATCCTGTTCTCCGACATCCTCACCATCCCCGACGCGATGGGCCTGGGCCTGCATTTCGTCGAGGGCGAGGGCCCGAAGTTCGAGCGCCCCGTTCGCACCGCGGCCGATATCGCCAAACTCGGCGTGCCGGACATGGAAAGCGACCTGGGCTACGTGATGGAGGCGATCCGCACGATTCGCCGCGAGCTCGACAACAAGGTGCCACTGATCGGCTTCTCCGGCAGTCCGTGGACGCTGGCCTGCTACATGGTCGAGGGCAGCGGCAGCAAGGACTTTGCCCGGGTCAAGTCACTGGCAATGAACGACCCGGCCGCCATGCACCAGTTGCTGGAAGTCACCACCGATGCCGTCATCGCCTACCTCTCGGCGCAGCGCGCCGCCGGCGCCCAGGCGCTGCAGCTGTTTGACACCTGGGGCGGCGTGCTGTCGCCGTCCATGTACCGCGAGTTCTCGCTGCGCTACATGCAGCGCATCGCCGCCGAGGTCGAGCGCGGCCACGGTGCCGACCGCACGCCGCTGATCCTGTTCGGCAAGGGCAACGGCGCCTACGTCAGCGAGCTGGCCGAGACCGGCGCAGAAGGCGTGGGCGTGGACTGGACAATCGACCTGGGCGATGCCGTGCGCCGCACCGGCGGCAAGGTAGCGATCCAGGGCAACCTGGATCCGGTCACCCTGTACGCCGATCCCGAGGCGATCCGCCAACATGTTGGCCGCGCGCTGGACAGCTACCGCGACGGCAACGGCGGCTCGCGCGAGGGTCACGTCTTCAACCTCGGCCATGGCATGTCGCCGGACATGAAGCCCGAGCATGTGGCGGTGATGGTCGAGGCGGTGCACGAACTCAGCGCGCGCTGAGGACACCGGTCAGCGTTGGCTGGGTTGGTAACACGGGCAGCGCTGGGTTGGTCACGCCGGGAACGACTGCCCTTGGGTGTGAATGTCCCCCGGCACCGATGAGGCCGGTGCCTCCTCCTTGATTTCACACCCAAAGGCATTCGCACCCGGTTCTCCGGCTTGAGGTTGGCTCAGCACCGACCGGGCGTGCATGCGTGCCCCGCAAGCGAGACCTGCAGGCCTTCGGGGCGAAATAAAGGAGGAGGCCTCCGCCGCAGGCGGAGGCCGGGGGACATTCGCCCTGAAGGTCTGCAGGTCTCGCCCACCACATGCATCAGCAGACGGAGGCCGTGGGACATTCGCCCTGAAGGCCTGGAGGTCTCGCCCCCCGGTGCATCCTTCAGCGTGCTGCGGCCAGCGCCTCTCGCAGCATCGCCCCGGTCACCGGCTTGCGCAGGAAGCGATCGAAGCCGGCGGCCATTGCCTGCGGCTCGGCATCCGCGTCGGCACGCGCAGTCACCGCAATCAGCGGCTGGCTGAAGCCCTGCGCGCGCAGCTGACGCGCCAGCGACAGGCCATCGAGGCCCGGCAGATCCAGATCCAGCAACGCGGCGTCGAAGCGGTTCATGCTCGACTCGGCCAGCGCCGCCAGCCCGTGGGCTGCATGCACCACCGCATGCCCCTGGCCGCGCAGCAGCCCGCTAATCACGTCGGCAACGATCGGGTCGTCCTCCACCAGCAGCAGCGACAGGCCCGCAGCTCCCGCTTCATCCCGACCACCGTTCCTCGCAGGGATGCTGGCGGGCGATGCGAGTGTCGGCGAGTCTGCCAATGCCGACGCCGACGACGCCTGCGCGACACCCCGCTCGTCCGACGGCTCTTCTGCGATGACCTCCAGCGGCAGGCGGACCTCAAAACTCGCGCCTTCGCCGGGAGCGCTGGTGACCTCGATCGTGCCGCCCATGGCTGCCGCCAGTTCCTGGCAGATCGCCAGCCCCAGACCGCTGCCGCCGTAGCGTGCGGCGGTGCGCAAGCCATCGGCCTGCTCGAAGCGACGGAACAGGCGCGACACCTGCTCCTCGTTGAGACCGGGACCGGTGTCGCTGATGCAAAGGACCACCCCGCCCGCGTCGGCGGGTGCGATGGCCAGCCGGATGGAGCCGCGCTCGGTGAACTTCACCGCGTTGCCGATCAGGTTCAACAGGATCTGCCGGATCCGCACGGCGTCGCCGCGCACGCGGCGCGGGGTCGCAGGATCGCGGTCCACGACGAACGCCAGTCCGCGCGCCTCCACCAACGGCGCGCTCATCTCGGCCAGCTCGTCCATGAGTGCGTGCAGATCAAACTCGTCGGTGGCCAGCTCCAGCTTGCCCGACTCGATCCGGGCCAGGTCCAGCGCATCGTTGACCAGGCGCAGCAGGTGCTCCCCGGCGCGGTGGATGGACGTGGTGTAGCTGCGCTGCCGGGTATCCAGGTCGGTGCCGAGCAGCAACTCGCTCATGCCCAGCACGCCGGTCATCGGGGTACGGACCTCGTGGCCGAGGGTGGCCAGGAAGCGGGTCTTCGCCAAGGACGCCTCATGGGCAACCTCGCGCTCGTGTTCGGCGCGCTTCCACGCCTGTCGCCGCTCGATGCGGCGACGTGACTCCAGCACCGCCCACCAGGCCATCAACAACAGCAGGCAAACCATCGCCACCCTCGCCGCGCCGGTCTGCCACCACGGTGGCTGGACCCGGAAGTGCAGCACCTGTTCCGCGGCCTCGTTGCCGACGGCATCCTCCGCACGAGCACGCAGGGTGTACTGGCCTGGCGCCAGGCCGGCAAAGATCCGCTCACCCTCGGCACCGTGGTTGACCCAATCCCGGTCGTAGCCCTCCAGCAGGGTGACGTAGGCGTTGGCCTTGGGCTTGTCGTAGGCCAGCAGGCGCAGCTGCACGCGCAATTCGCGATCCCCGGGCGCCAAGGCCAGCGGTCCCTGCAGGTCCATCGGCAGCCAGCGGCCGTCGCGGCGCACCTCGAACCGGTCCCAGTGCAGTGGCGAGCGGACTGGCGGCAGATCGGTGGCGAGACTGTCGACCAGCACCACGCCGCCGTCGGCCAGCGCCGAGACCATCACACCATCGGGCGTCTGCACCAGCGTGCGGTTGACGAACTCCTGGCTGCTCAGCCCGTCGAACAGGCCGAAGTGGCGGGTCTGCCCCGCGTCGGGATCCCACCGATAAAGCCCGCGCGGCGTTGAGAGCCAGACCCGGCCCTGCCGGTCGATCTGCAAGCCGGCCCCCTCCACCGCCGGGATGCCGTGTCTTGCGCCGGCGGTGGCCACCAATGACCAGCCCTCGCCCTCGCGTCGATAGTGCTCGAGCCCCGACAGCCGCTGCACCCACAGGTCGTCGGCCCCGGCAAAACCCAGCGCAAACACCCGCCCGTCGCGACGGATGCCCGGTGCCGGCTCGAAGCGACCTGCATCCGCGCTCCAGCGCAGGACGCCATCGGCACCGCCGAACCACGGCGCGCCCCCTGCATCGAACGCCATCGCGTGGTGGTCTCCCACCCCCAGTCCGTGCGCGGGGCCTGGCGGTACCGTCAGCAGGACGCGACCGGTGGCCAGCTCACGCTGCTGCACGCCGGCACCGGCAAACGACATCCACAAGGTTCCGTCGGGCGCCAGATCCATCAGGGTCAATGGACCGGGCAGGGTCGCGTCGGGCGAACCATCCTGCCCCCAGCGTCGGACCGCGCCGTGCGCGTCGATCCTGACCAGCTCGCGGCGCTGACCGACCCACAGGCGGCCGGCGGGATCTTCGCGCAGGGTGAACGAGGTCATGCCCTGGAGGGCCGCGACGGTTTCGGGTTTCGCCGGTATCAGCAGCCCGTCCGGGTCCAGACGCTCCAGTTCGGCGCGCATTCCTCCCAGCCAGACGCCGCCGTCCCGCGCCGGCGCAATGGCGCTGTACAGATCCGCCGACAGACCATCGCGGTCTCGACTGAACTGGGCGATCCGGCGCCAGTCCGGCGGCAGGTAGCCCAGCCCGACCCCCGGCACGGGAATCCATATCGCTCCGCTGTCCTGCTTGATCATCTCGCTGATCGAAAGCGCCGGACCCTTGGCACCGATCGGCACCGGTACCGGCACCTGACCTGCAACCGCGCGCCACAGCTGACGCTGGCTCGAGATCCACAACTCGCCATCCTCGCCCGGCAGGATGTGCAGGATGGCGTTGGGCCGCTCGAACATCGCCGACCACTCCGGCTGCTCCCAGCGGCCATCAGCGCTGCGGCGGAAAACCCCCTCCGCCGCGCCCACCCAGAGGCCGCCGTCAAACGCCGCCAGGGAATAGATCAATGGGGATGCGTGGTCGCCGGGCAGCGCGACGCGCTCGAAATCCGTTCCCGTCCAGCGCGCCAGGCCCTTGGTGGTCCCCGCCCAGAGCACGCCCTGCCCGTCCACCACCAGCGACAGGACGATGTCCGACGGCAGGCTGCGGAGCGTGTCCTCGCTTGCCGTGAACCGGGTGATCGTCCCAGCGTCGTCCATCCGCGACACCCCGCCTCCGTAGCCCCCCATCCACAGCGCGCCCTCGTGGCTCACCAGTGCCCAGATGTCGTCGCTGCCGATTTGCGGATGGGTCGCCAGGCGGTAATGGCGGAAGCTTTCATGCGCGCTGTCGAGGACGCTCAGGCCATGGCCTTCGGGCGCCACCCAGATGCGACCCGCCGGGTCGACGTGGACCAGGGTCACGTAGTTGGCCGGCAGCGAGCTCGGATCTCCCGGATCGTGGCGCCATACCTGCATGCCGACGCCGTCGTACCGCGCCAGCCCGTCGGTGGTGGCCAGCCAGAGAAAGCCGTCGGCGTCGAACTTCAGGCTCTTGACGGTGCTCGATGGGAGCCCTGCGGCGACGTCAATATGGCGCAGACGCGGAACGTCGGGCACCCGTGCGCTGGCACCGGGTACCAGCAGCAGTCCGCATGCCCCCAACAGCAGCCACGCAATGATGTGTCGCATCCCTTCCTCCCGTGTCGGACGCGCGAACCCGCCGTTCCTTGCGTCCCCTCCCCGGACGCACATTCAAGGATTGTGAACCCCACGGCAAGTCGGAGCGCACCCCTGCGATGCGCGACCTGTCTAGAATCGGTCACATGCTCGTCCACCCGTCCAAACCACGACGCATCGACCCGCGCGCCTCGATCAGCGGCGCGGAGGTCCGGCATCCGCGCTGGCTGACCTCCGCGCTGGCTTTGTTCATCGCGCTGACCGTGGCTGCGCCGGCATTGGCCATGGACGCTCCCACATGGGAGCTCGATCCCGTCCACACCCGGGTGATGTTCGCGGTGTCCCACGCCGGCTTCTCGCAGGCACTGGGCACGGTGTCTGGCAGCACCGGCACACTCACATTCGATCCCGACGACTGGCAGCAGACCCGGCTGGATGCGACGGTTCCGCTGGAGCGCGTGGACCTGGGCGACCCGTCGTGGAATCGCGCAACACTTGCGCAGCGGCTGCTGGATGCCCAGGCACACCCGCTGGCCCGGTTCACGTCTCAAAGCGCCATACCGACCGGGGACGGGAAGGCCCGCGTTTGCGGCGAACTCACGCTGCACGGGGTGACAAGGCCGCTTTGCATGGATGTCACCGTCAATGCGATCAAGCGTCATCCAATGCCACCGTTCCGCCGCACTGCCGGATTTTCCGCCACCGCCATGTTGAGCCGCAGCGACTTCGGCATCACCGCGTGGCCTTCGGTCATCGGCGATGAAGTGACCATCCGGATCGAGGCAGAGGCCGTCCGTTCGCGCTCGGCCCCAGCAGAGCCCGAATTCGAGGCGGAAGCGGAAGCGGAAGCGGAAACGAAATCGAAACCCGAACTCGAACCCGGAGCTTTGCAATGAGCCTGAAGAACCCCGCCGACCGCTGGGGCGCGGTGAGCCAGTTCCTGCACTGGACCATCGCCGTGGCGATCCTGGCGATGGCGATCATCGGACTGTCGCTGGACAGCCTGCCCAAGTCGCCGAGCTACTTCTGGGTCTTCAATCTGCACAAGTCGCTGGGTCTGACCGTGCTCGCGCTGGCGGTGATCCGTTTGGCGTGGCGGCTGTACGCCGGGGCGCCGACCCCGATCGCAAGCATCCCCCGGTGGCAACTGCTACTCGCCCGGGTCACCCACTGGCTGCTGTACGGGCTGATCATCGCCATGCCGCTTTCCGGATGGCTGTTCGACTCAGCCAGCGGCCTGCGTCCGCTGCGCTGGTTCGACCTGTTCCAGGTACCCAAGCTCATTGCCCCCAATACCGGTGTGCGGGAGATCGCCCGCGACGCGCACGGCTGGATCTTCTGGGTCCTGGTGCTGCTGATCCTCATGCACGCCGGTGCGGCCCTCTACCACCACTACTTTGTCGGCGACGGCACGCTGCGGCGGATGCTGCCCGGCCGCCGGACGCCTCCTCCTTCTTCCAACCGGAATTCCCGATGATCAACCCTTCGCGCCCGAATCCCGCCCGCACCCGTCCCGGTTTGCTGCAGGTGTTGTCACTCGCAGCAGGCCTGGCCTTCGCCAGCAGCGGCGTAGTTGCCGCCGATTACGTGCAGGCGCCCGGATCCACGCTGACCTTTGCCTCCAGCTTTGAGGGCGAGATCTTCACCGGCCATTTCGCCAGCTTCACCACCCGACTGCGCTTTGACCCGCAGCAACTGGATGACGCAAACCTTGACGTGACCATTCCGCTGGCCAGCGCGACCACCGCCAACCCCGAGCGCGACGACACCCTGCAGGGCGGCGACTTTTTCGCCAGCAAGCTGTTCCCGCAGGCCCGTTTTGTCGCCACGCGATTCCGCCATCTCGGCGAGGACCGCTACGCGGCGGACGGCACCCTGAGCCTGCGCGACGCCAAACACCCGGTGACGCTGACCTTCACCTGGAAAGACGGCGCGACGCCGGTCCTTGCCGGGCGGGCCAGCGTGGACCGGCTGGCGTTCGGCGTCGGCGGCGGCGACTGGTCGGACCCGGGGATGATTCCCGCGAAAGTGGCGGTCAGCACGCGGGTCAACTTCGCCCCGGCGCCGTGAATCCCGCCGACCTCGGGTAAACCCCAGCTGGGGGAGGCCCCGAGTGACCCCGCCCGGCCGCAGTGTTGGAATGCAGGCATGACCCGCGAACCGTGGGTTACTGCCCAAATGCGAGGATCAGGGAATGACTGTTCTCAGTGCAATCTCAGCGGCCCAGCCGCAACGCATCGACGCCGGCCGCGGCCGCCAGCACACCGTCCAGCATGGCGACACGCTGTCGGGGATCGCGAAGCAGTACGGCGTCAGCCTGTCCGCGTTGAAGGCCGCCAACCCGCAGGTCCTCAATCCCAACGTCATCTATTCCGGCGACCGCATCACGGTGCCGGGCGCGCAGACGCAGAGCAACTCCGGCGGTGCACCCGTACAGGCCCACAAGTCCGCCGCGGGCAGCACCGCTGCCAAAGCCGGTTCCACCCAGTTGACCATGGCCGATTACCAGCGCGCCGCCAACACCCTTGGTGTGGACGTCGCAACCGTGCGCGCGGTCGCGGATGTGGAGTCCTCCGGGGGCGGCTTCCTCGCCGATGGCCGCCCAAAGATCCTGTTCGAACGGCACATCTTCGCCCGCGAAACCGGCGGTCGCTTCAACGGCTCGCATCCGGGCATCAGCGGCTCGCCGGGTGGCTACGGCGCCAGCGGCGCGAACCAGCACGCCCGCTTCGAGCAGGCGTTCAAGCTCGACCCGGCGGCAGCGATGA
The genomic region above belongs to Lysobacter avium and contains:
- a CDS encoding DUF4426 domain-containing protein; this encodes MRTSLFFMALGVGLLSACSGEPAAPVPAATLADSQDTVVTIGDVTARATVMPTAMLGSLVAEKYGIRRADDQIMLLVGLRRGEGSAEVSVPANVVATVSDLRGGRRPIELRELSSGELMDYVGTVQVSLPDTLKFEIDITLEDGARKTMQFTREFQPQ
- a CDS encoding cobalamin-binding protein; its protein translation is MGPQRIVCMTEEPTETLYLLGEQDRIVGISGFTVRPPRARREKPKVSAFTSAKIDRILDLKPDMVLGFSDIQADIAADLIRAGVEVWISNHRSVDGIIDYIRRLGALVGAADRSAELAATLETRLEAIRRRASTLPRRPKVYFEEWDEPQISAIQWVSELVNIAGGDDIFPERAAMSLGRDRILADPLEAARHQPDIIIGSWCGKKFRPGHVAARPGWEDVPAVRNSELHEVKSPLILQPGPAALTDGIDALEAIIQGWAQRQA
- the pdxH gene encoding pyridoxamine 5'-phosphate oxidase, with amino-acid sequence MTAIDLLSEANATFAALFEQARQAGEPDPTAMSVATASLGARPSTRMVLLKQHDERGFVFYTHLDGRKGRELQDNPYAALLFHWPRVKAGVQVRVEGGVSIVADEEADAYFASRPRGSQIGAWASLQSETLDDPQTFHERVAQVEQEFAGRDVPRPPRWTGLRVRPMSIEFWYGGNFRLHERCLYECDPAGHWSKRMLYP
- a CDS encoding dodecin family protein, whose product is MSVAKVIELNAASEKSMEDAVQRGLKKAAESVKNIKGAWVNEVKVVTDENGNINEWRVNMKVNFIVQ
- a CDS encoding shikimate kinase → MTEPAREPRNIILVGPMAAGKTRIGRELAQRCGLRLMDADAEIEREAGASIAAIFGSEGEAGFRRRERAMLADLLKQDGIVLATGGGAVLDARTRTLLSERGFVVHLHANPATQLARAAGDTARPLLHHPDPSAVLHALATERDPLYAAVAQLRIDTDGFAPSEVCARILDRLPTWLRSGDGA
- the aroB gene encoding 3-dehydroquinate synthase, encoding MSAILTVAVDGAHPYTISIGADLLDDGALLAATVRGRHALIVSDRNVAPLYADRVQAALQAARPELAIARLIIPPGEHEKTLQRFGQALDALAELGATRDAAVIALGGGVIGDLAGFAGACWMRGIDVVQIPTTLLAMVDSSVGGKTAVDLPAGKNLVGAFHPPRAVIADTSVLHTLPDRELRSGLAEVVKYGVTAVSLDPADAGFLDWLEAHAEALLARDPAITAEAIARCCAFKAAVVGRDLLEHGDRALLNFGHTFGHAIEVEQGYAGTHGGGLNHGEAVAVGMILAMRLSAALGLAPASAGDRLQRLLQRLELPTSIPEGLTPDALLTRMHLDKKADASGIRFILADGAGRARVVPGVEEATVLAVLAG
- a CDS encoding WGR domain-containing protein, which produces MRLLMQQRPDDAEAPRFVQLMLQPDLLGGWMLVRETGVMGGRSQVRREQFLDHDSAIAAFERARDQQLKRGFQQMFTQGAAAPR
- the hemE gene encoding uroporphyrinogen decarboxylase, yielding MQPQNDRFLRALRREPVDHTPVWLMRQAGRYLPEYRATRAQAGSFMGLATNPELACEVTLQPLRRFPLDAAILFSDILTIPDAMGLGLHFVEGEGPKFERPVRTAADIAKLGVPDMESDLGYVMEAIRTIRRELDNKVPLIGFSGSPWTLACYMVEGSGSKDFARVKSLAMNDPAAMHQLLEVTTDAVIAYLSAQRAAGAQALQLFDTWGGVLSPSMYREFSLRYMQRIAAEVERGHGADRTPLILFGKGNGAYVSELAETGAEGVGVDWTIDLGDAVRRTGGKVAIQGNLDPVTLYADPEAIRQHVGRALDSYRDGNGGSREGHVFNLGHGMSPDMKPEHVAVMVEAVHELSAR
- a CDS encoding hybrid sensor histidine kinase/response regulator, which translates into the protein MRHIIAWLLLGACGLLLVPGASARVPDVPRLRHIDVAAGLPSSTVKSLKFDADGFLWLATTDGLARYDGVGMQVWRHDPGDPSSLPANYVTLVHVDPAGRIWVAPEGHGLSVLDSAHESFRHYRLATHPQIGSDDIWALVSHEGALWMGGYGGGVSRMDDAGTITRFTASEDTLRSLPSDIVLSLVVDGQGVLWAGTTKGLARWTGTDFERVALPGDHASPLIYSLAAFDGGLWVGAAEGVFRRSADGRWEQPEWSAMFERPNAILHILPGEDGELWISSQRQLWRAVAGQVPVPVPIGAKGPALSISEMIKQDSGAIWIPVPGVGLGYLPPDWRRIAQFSRDRDGLSADLYSAIAPARDGGVWLGGMRAELERLDPDGLLIPAKPETVAALQGMTSFTLREDPAGRLWVGQRRELVRIDAHGAVRRWGQDGSPDATLPGPLTLMDLAPDGTLWMSFAGAGVQQRELATGRVLLTVPPGPAHGLGVGDHHAMAFDAGGAPWFGGADGVLRWSADAGRFEPAPGIRRDGRVFALGFAGADDLWVQRLSGLEHYRREGEGWSLVATAGARHGIPAVEGAGLQIDRQGRVWLSTPRGLYRWDPDAGQTRHFGLFDGLSSQEFVNRTLVQTPDGVMVSALADGGVVLVDSLATDLPPVRSPLHWDRFEVRRDGRWLPMDLQGPLALAPGDRELRVQLRLLAYDKPKANAYVTLLEGYDRDWVNHGAEGERIFAGLAPGQYTLRARAEDAVGNEAAEQVLHFRVQPPWWQTGAARVAMVCLLLLMAWWAVLESRRRIERRQAWKRAEHEREVAHEASLAKTRFLATLGHEVRTPMTGVLGMSELLLGTDLDTRQRSYTTSIHRAGEHLLRLVNDALDLARIESGKLELATDEFDLHALMDELAEMSAPLVEARGLAFVVDRDPATPRRVRGDAVRIRQILLNLIGNAVKFTERGSIRLAIAPADAGGVVLCISDTGPGLNEEQVSRLFRRFEQADGLRTAARYGGSGLGLAICQELAAAMGGTIEVTSAPGEGASFEVRLPLEVIAEEPSDERGVAQASSASALADSPTLASPASIPARNGGRDEAGAAGLSLLLVEDDPIVADVISGLLRGQGHAVVHAAHGLAALAESSMNRFDAALLDLDLPGLDGLSLARQLRAQGFSQPLIAVTARADADAEPQAMAAGFDRFLRKPVTGAMLREALAAAR